The following proteins are co-located in the Betta splendens chromosome 9, fBetSpl5.4, whole genome shotgun sequence genome:
- the LOC114861384 gene encoding uncharacterized protein LOC114861384 isoform X1, with amino-acid sequence MTPKCLQTLIFVASFLCCTTNKDNTFITVYLTVSHTSQLFDGQSVSMSCEEDHSSGWMVKRNTTIETNTDCEADWGEAVGSCCVISYFVPLDSGVYWCESSSGSSSSSSSSISVSGGSVILQSPVLLVMEGHDVLLHCQTWSPSTLPPTSTAPNSSATLAPPSTNLQLVLALACHLLVICPYFISTLFMLSLYRHRPPGNHLPVSMVINSTNQTEQGFDDDYNDDITAVTTDHHL; translated from the exons ATGACGCCAAAATGTCTACAGACTCTGATCT TTGTGGCATCTTTCCTGTGCTGTACAACCAACAAAG ACAACACTTTCATCACAGTTTATCTGACTGTGAGTCACACATCTCAACTGTTTGATGGACAGTCTGTGTCAATGAGCTGTGAGGAAGACCATAGCTCTGGATGGATGGTGAAGAGGAACACGACCATAGAAACTAACACAGACTGTGAAGCTGACTGGGGAGAAGCAGTTGGTTCTTGTTGTGTTATCAGTTACTTTGTTCCACTGGACAGTGGAGTTTACTGGTGCGAGTCCAGCTctggatccagcagcagcagcagcagcagcatcagtgtctCTG GCGGATCAGTGATCCTGCAGAGTCCTGTCCTCCTTGTGATGGAAGGACATGATGTCCTTCTGCACTGTCAAACGTGGAGCCCATCAACGCTTCCACCCACCTCTACAGCTCCAAACTCATCTGCAACTCTGGCTCCTCCTTCGACCAACCTCCAGCTTGTGCTGGCTCTTgcctgccacctgctggtgatcTGTCCCTACTTCATCTCTACTCTTTTCATGCTTTCTTTATATCGACACAGACCTCCAG GAAATCACCTGCCCGTCTCCATGGTGATTAACTCAACCAACCAGACTGAGCAGGGGTTTGATGATGACTAtaatgatgacatcacagctgtCACCACAGACCATCACCTTTGA
- the LOC114861384 gene encoding uncharacterized protein LOC114861384 isoform X2: MTPKCLQTLIYNTFITVYLTVSHTSQLFDGQSVSMSCEEDHSSGWMVKRNTTIETNTDCEADWGEAVGSCCVISYFVPLDSGVYWCESSSGSSSSSSSSISVSGGSVILQSPVLLVMEGHDVLLHCQTWSPSTLPPTSTAPNSSATLAPPSTNLQLVLALACHLLVICPYFISTLFMLSLYRHRPPGNHLPVSMVINSTNQTEQGFDDDYNDDITAVTTDHHL, encoded by the exons ATGACGCCAAAATGTCTACAGACTCTGATCT ACAACACTTTCATCACAGTTTATCTGACTGTGAGTCACACATCTCAACTGTTTGATGGACAGTCTGTGTCAATGAGCTGTGAGGAAGACCATAGCTCTGGATGGATGGTGAAGAGGAACACGACCATAGAAACTAACACAGACTGTGAAGCTGACTGGGGAGAAGCAGTTGGTTCTTGTTGTGTTATCAGTTACTTTGTTCCACTGGACAGTGGAGTTTACTGGTGCGAGTCCAGCTctggatccagcagcagcagcagcagcagcatcagtgtctCTG GCGGATCAGTGATCCTGCAGAGTCCTGTCCTCCTTGTGATGGAAGGACATGATGTCCTTCTGCACTGTCAAACGTGGAGCCCATCAACGCTTCCACCCACCTCTACAGCTCCAAACTCATCTGCAACTCTGGCTCCTCCTTCGACCAACCTCCAGCTTGTGCTGGCTCTTgcctgccacctgctggtgatcTGTCCCTACTTCATCTCTACTCTTTTCATGCTTTCTTTATATCGACACAGACCTCCAG GAAATCACCTGCCCGTCTCCATGGTGATTAACTCAACCAACCAGACTGAGCAGGGGTTTGATGATGACTAtaatgatgacatcacagctgtCACCACAGACCATCACCTTTGA
- the LOC114861401 gene encoding 60S ribosomal protein L36: protein MVVRYPMAVGLNKGHPVTKNVTAPKHSRRRGRLTKHSKFVRDMIREVCGFAPYERRAMELLKVSKDKRALKFIKKRIGTHIRAKRKREELSNVLAAMRKAAAKKD, encoded by the exons ATGGTCGTCCGCTACCCCATGGCCGTCGGCCTCAACAAAGGCCACCCCGTCACCAAGAACGTCACGGCTCCCAAACACAGCCGCCGGCGCGGG CGCCTCACCAAACACAGCAAGTTTGTACGGGACATGATCCGTGAGGTGTGTGGGTTCGCTCCCTATGAGAGGCGAGCCATGGAGTTGCTCAAGGTGTCCAAGGACAAGAGAGCCCTCAAGTTTATCAAGAAGAGG ATTGGAACCCACATTCGGGctaagagaaagagggaggagctgagcaaCGTACTGGCTGCCATGAGAAAGGCTGCTGCCAAAAAGGACTAA